Sequence from the Vicia villosa cultivar HV-30 ecotype Madison, WI unplaced genomic scaffold, Vvil1.0 ctg.000316F_1_1_1, whole genome shotgun sequence genome:
TCTGTTTGGTGGATGACGAGGAGGCGCTCACGTTAGAGCACAATGGTTCCCGTTTGGTAGTAAGCGCTCGAGATGGTTCTTGTGGTGATATGGCAACACGAGGAGGTGAGCCGATGACTCCCCAATTGGGAGAGGATTACGTGGATGAGGTGATCCTAAAGTATGGCCAATGAGTGAGTTTTACATTCTTTATTCCTTGATCCTTTGTGGCATTTTATCGTATTTTGCCGTACGAGGCTTTTTGTAAGAACTTAAACTATTGCACTCTTCAGGCGTCTTTGAATTAATTTCCTTGTTATCATTTCTCTGGATCTACCTGTTCATTTTATTCATTTATGTAATAATTGCTTTGTAGTCCTATTTGGACCCTTCATCGATATCCCCCCTGAGGCATCACGAATCTTTTGCATAAGTTCGACGTATCTCTTAACCAAACAGGAGGCGAAAAGGATTCCTTCATGAGGATATAATGCTTTTAATCACCGAAAAGGCGATAGGGAATCCCTTGTAAGGATAAGGCATGTTATATCGCCTCCACAGGCGACAATGATTCTTCTTAGGAATCCATCATTTTGATTGTCTCAAAGGGTAGACAAACCCGTCGTATGGATTCAACATTTTAATCACCTAAAAGGACTACAATGATCTCTCGTAGGAATTCAACATTTGTGATCACCTTCGTGGGTGACAAGGATCCCACTGTGAACGTGAACGTTCAACATCAATGATATCTAATTAAAATttgatcaattataatttatcttattatttaaatttttgaataatatttttaaaaaattcactaACAACAAGttatataaaattgaataaaataataataaaaatcatatcaCTCACATCACATGTGATAACAACAGTAGATTATAGAAGCGAAAAACAAAAACCTAACATCTTATTTCGAAATCCCAAATCCTGAAACCCTAACAACATAGGAATCGCAGCAAAATGAGTATTCGGAAATTGAGCTTCGAAGAATCACGATCACTCTATTCGCTCATCAGAGAAGATCATCGTCCACTCAATGAAATCCTCTCCGAGTTCAAATCCACCGTTCCCCACACTCGCCATTTCACTTTCTGTTCATACCTCGTCATGATCCTGCAGGTAAATCCCTCTTCAACTTCGCCAATCGCCATTAGGGTTTTAAATTTTTTAGCTCTCTTATCGCTATCAAGGTTTTACTTAAAGGGTTTTAATTTACAGTGTCATAATTATCGTGGGTTTTAATTTACCCATTTGAGAAAAATTGTGTTCGAGTGTGACCCCAATTGCAATCAGGGTTTTAAAATGCGGTCACTGTTGTTGTTGTGGCCGGAACTTGATACTGCGAAAAATCGAGACCAAATGTGACCTCAACTGTAGCTGAGTTGCTGTCACCAAAACATATCAAATACTCCCTCGGCCCTGCAAAAATTGTTGCATTTCCCATGATAGTTGTAGTATTTGACCATTTCAAGTAGATTaagaaaatatgataaatgaaagaaaaataatgttGATTTTACTAATCTAGCTTGTTAATTATTGGCGGGTTTTCATTAATCCAATCAATTGGGAAATAGTAACTTGGAAGTGTGTAAATTGTATTTTTATTAGTGTACAATTGGAAACCAAAAGGGACAATCTTGACTCTAGATATTTTTTAATTACAAATGTGGCACTTGTTATGGTAAAGAGAAAGTAATTGTGGCTCACACTGTATGCAATCCAAGTAATAGTGGGCTGGGTTTTCCACATTTTGAAACAATATTGAGATAAAATAATGTGGTTTTGATgttttttgttgaaatttttaTGTCTGTGTGTGTGTTTGTTTTTTATCTCTCTATTCGATTGGAGATATTGTAAAATGTTGTTTAATTGGAATCTTTTACATGCAGGACAATAAGGTACTTAGCACTACTGAGCGATTAATAGCCTTTTCTCTGCTGGTTGAGGCTTATTCATCTCAAAATCCGGCTTCAAATCCCTTCATAAACTTTATCATAAATGTAAGCAACTTTTTCCATTGCTATATATTTTCTCTGtccaatttttaatttattggGCACTACAGGGTTTGTCTAAATCTTGGAAATTAGAACCAGTTTTTTAAATTaaaggaagaagaaaaaagtGAAGTGCAAGAGGAGGACAATATACCTTCACGAAGACACAATGGAGAAACAAAGAAAAGATGGGCAAACATCTTAAATATAGTGTTACCATTGAAATCAGTTGAAAGATTGTCAATATGAGAGAGAGTAAATGGCTCAACTTAATGGTAAATCTATGTGGACTAAACCAATCTTCCTGATGGAACCGACTTGAATGTAGTGTGAAACCCATAAAGAAATTGCTTTTAGAGCTAGAGAGAAACTGCCGATGGCGCTAGAGTGTTGACAATGCATTATACCTTAAGTTTAAGTGACTGAGGCACATGGATGAAGCATTGGAATAAGGAGGTTGATGAGTTTTGGACATTAGAAATGCTCTGTTTGAGAATATGTGTGAATGCCTGGATGGATGGGCTTTACTAGCTCATGTTAAGCTTGAACTACTTGAGAGTATGCAATCTTAAATTATATTCACTAATTTTCTTAAACTCTTGAGGTTATGCAAGTAAAATTTTAAGATAGTTTACCGAGTATATCATATGGCGAATGTACCGAGTTAATAAGTTTTTTCACATTGAGGCATGCAACTTTACGGGTTTATGGTTAAGACCTGCATTTTGACAACTGTGCTGGTGAGAAAAATGTAGTAAAGGGAAGGTAAAGAGGAGAGAAAGGCACTGTTAAAATTTCAATTTCCATAGGGTCGGTGATTAATGTAGCCTATCTTGCTAACTAAATTCAATGGTTGTTGTAGTTCTTTggctagtttttttatttaattctatcTGCATGCTCTATAATATTTTTTTGCGGTGTTTTTGTACTGTGACTGTTGAGACAAGGGTAATTTGTTGTTTACAGGCTTCCAGTCATGAAGGGTCCAAAAAAGTTGAGAAAGCATTTATTCTGCAACTATTAGGTGTTGATGGCTTCCATAATGGCAAAGAGGTCATATTCTATTTATTGTCTTGAAAACTCCAGTGATATACATTGTTGTTACTTATCACTTATGATGGACGAGGAGATTTGTAGGCATTATTATTAGGCATGTAGGCAAAAAAGGATTGATTAAGGTGTGTGCGCTTTGTTTACTGTAACTTGGGTGCATTTAGATGGAAAATGGAAATTTTAAATTAGAAGATGTATGTTGTTTAGCAAATTTTTTTCAAGGGTTTATTAATTATTACTGCCTCATCCCTCATGTATAACTGTTCGTTTGATTATTCAAATATTTTCCTTTCAGCTTGTTTATTTGTGTCATTTGTTTGTTGTGGTTCTTATCCACTCCGAAACAAATACCTTCATCAAAGGTATCCATCTTATTAGCCATTAAATTTCGTTTTAGATAAAAAAATTTGTGCCTCATAACTCATTTACAAGAGACTGCTGGTTTGATTTTTCTAATATATTTCCTTTCAGCTAGTTTATTTGTCTCATTTGTTTGTTGTGTTTTTATCCTGTCCGAAACAAGTACCTTGACTAAATCAATCCTCTTAATTATTAGCCACATGAAAAATTTGTTTATAGGATGTTCGCTTTTGGTTAAACATAGTATTAGATTGTTTCTTGTATTAGACTCTAATGTTCGTTTCACCTTTAACATACATATAACTTTTGTTTCATGCGTGGATCAGTTATACATGGCATCATGTGTTTGCTGTTGGTGCACAGTGCACACACTATGCTTCCTTTCTTGTGCATTTTTGTTAAATGTTTATCTTCTAATGGTTTGTAGTTTCTGATATGTTTTTCTTTTGCTGGAGGACTGCAGTTTCTCAACCAGTCGGCATCAGATTATGTGACAAAATTTGACCTGTCATCGCATGTAAGTTACTTATATATGGCAAAGTGACTGTACATATTCCATAATATACCTATCTCCCTTCCGTAATATCTAAATATTCTGAGATACATTGCTGCTTTTCCAAGGGCGTGTTCTTGTCTTGCTTCTAAATTTTTTGACTTCTATGCTTATTTATCTTTTATGATGCCAGGAGTTCCCTCCACTAGATCAGTTGAAGCAGCAGTTTTCTGACAAAGTTCATCAGGAACCATATCATCATTTATTTAACGATGGTTTTGTAAAAAATGTAGTTCCTGACCCAGACGTTCCCCCTAATTGTGATACGGATTCATCAGAGTATGGCCCTATGCAGTGTATAGATGAATTTATGAAGAATTTGTTTTCATACTTAAAATGGAAATCATATACTATGTGGTTTATAATAATGAGGGTCTATTAATAGGTTTGATCTGCGACCTGGAACACAGCCAAAACTTGGCACCGGAAATAAAGGTGAAGCAGTGGTTGGCTTATTGTCAAATCTTTCACTGGAAGGGTTAAGTCCTCACTGGATTAGGCCTCTTCCACCAAGGCTCCCAATACTTGATGGCGAGGTATTGCATATTTGTGTCCgcaatgtttttatttttatttttgaggcctaatatatacatatatacatacatatataaataaattgttcTAACTATTTATACTTTTCAGCTAGTTTGGGTCAACCCTAATGGCAAACCCTTTCCATCTGTGGTAAACCCTTTTCAGCTATCTGGGGCCAACCCTAATGACCACCGTGAGCTTATTTGGGACTATGGTATGTGTGTTGATACTAGTCGAGGGGCTGCAGTAAGGGACTTAATTGCAAAAGCTCTAAAGGGAGCTCTTGCACCTGTACAGCAAGAGGTGATTATCATTTTAAGCTAttgtattagtattattattattattattattattattattattattattattattattattatatattatataagaataaattattcaaaaaagaagagagaagattAAAAGAGCAAAGAGACCCAATCTCTGCATATCTGTTGAGGAACTTGTGTATACACCATATAAAAGCCAAACTCTCTCTTCAAATTGTTTGCTGAACCAATGAACCATCCTTAAAATGAGTTGCCAAATGAACCCAATTGTAGTGTGGACAGCACTGCCATAAAAATTTACCCTCTATACTTGGACCAAAACCGCCAAAGGTGGTTTACATGAATTAGTCCATGGACTCGGCACAACATACCAACACAGTTACCATAACAGACTAACAGTCTGCAATATTTGGCTTCGTCCAAAAAGCATTCACTTGTATTTGTATAGAAAATTGAGCCATCTCAACCATTTAAGAGGAAATAAAGGTCTAATGGTGTATATTACCAAATCCATGATTTGTTTTCATGACATTTATAGGGAACAGACACAAAACTGATTCTGAACATCCACCAAACATAACACACATTTAGGGAAAATATGAGACCTGTATCCTGCAACTTTGTTTGTGTAAGATAAGATTGTAAGATAGTTCTCTGATTTATTTGTAAGGAGAACATTGTTTCTCGTTTCGGTTGGGTTCCCAAGGAGAGTTTTCTTTTCTTAATATCGTATAATATTGAATACCGTACAGATTCCTTAGTGCAATTTGAAACACGTAATACGGAAAGTTATATTTGTACCTTACTTCTTTTATCAAATTTTCATTGAAGAATAAAATGGTTTTCATTTATGCCCCCAATTCAGCAAGTCCTTATGGAGGTTGCAAAGGATCCAAAGATTGTATATCACCTTGGACTGACACCAAGGAAGTTGCCGGTACGTGTTTTTGTAATCATTTTGAGAATCATTGGGCAAATTTAGATTTTGATGTTTTGTCCTCATTTATTCTTTATCAGGAATTGGTGGAAAACAATCCCCTAATTGCAGTTGAAATTCTCGGTAATCTGATAAAATCTCCGGACTTATCAGCAGAGTATGCATTTTACCTCATAGATCTGTCTGTCTTTTGCTAATACTCAGTCactattattttctttatttctatttGCTTATTATGGATACAGATACTTTACAGTACTTGTCAATATGGACATGAGTCTACACTCAATGGAAGTTGTGAACAGGCTTACAACAGCAGTTGATCTGCCGTCCGAATTCATTCACATGTACATAACTAATTGTATATCATCTTGTGTGAACATCAAGGTACTTCACTTTGCCTTTTGCTCTAACATGTTTTTTCCCTTTATGAAATGGCCAATGTTAGTAGttagttgttatttttgtttagggGAGTGTTGAATCCATGACCTCCTTATCACTCCAATCCCTATGTTCCTCCCTCAAACCACTAAACCACCTTATAACTCTCTTTTTCTGTAAAATGTAGCACATTGACACTTCTGGTTGAAGGCCTCTGAGTGTCCCATTCTCATGAAATATTTAATAGGCCAAACACTCCATTCTAGCGTTggaagataatttttttttaggcTCCTAACATGTTGATGATAGGACTCCGGCGCCTAGTTGATCCTTTCAATCAGCTTGTCATAAAAAAGTGATACGACTAATTCCAAAATTTCCTTTTGTTAATATTGAAGATAAAGTAGGGGGTGAAGGGCCTTTAAATTGATCAATTCAGGTCCTTTTTAGCTTTTTGGTAGTAGATGGACCAAGAATGAGTTGAAGGCATCAGATTAAATCATGGACACCTTACACGACACACAACACTGCTAATGAAAAAAGCATAAGACACTGACACCACTAcacatttattaatttatttattgcaatttaattaaatattagtattattatttaagATCTAAATTGAGAATCAAAATATATACACATGGGCACCTAGATTGAGCAATTCATTTATCCATCTTTAACCCTTGTAGATCTGTCTGAAATGTCTTCTAAAAGTATATGAAGTGTGTCgaagcaaagaaaaaataaattttgttggGATACTTATCTATGTTGTCTGACACTTGTCATTCGAGTGTTGGGCACTGATCCAAGAAGTGTCGAAGCAAaggatacaatattttttaagtgATTTGTCTGAGTTATCCGTCACGTGCTGTGCAAGTGTTGTACCAGTGTTGGACAC
This genomic interval carries:
- the LOC131626650 gene encoding uncharacterized protein LOC131626650 isoform X4, whose amino-acid sequence is MSIRKLSFEESRSLYSLIREDHRPLNEILSEFKSTVPHTRHFTFCSYLVMILQDNKVLSTTERLIAFSLLVEAYSSQNPASNPFINFIINASSHEGSKKVEKAFILQLLGVDGFHNGKEFLNQSASDYVTKFDLSSHEFPPLDQLKQQFSDKVHQEPYHHLFNDGFVKNVVPDPDVPPNCDTDSSEFDLRPGTQPKLGTGNKGEAVVGLLSNLSLEGLSPHWIRPLPPRLPILDGELSGANPNDHRELIWDYGMCVDTSRGAAVRDLIAKALKGALAPVQQEQVLMEVAKDPKIVYHLGLTPRKLPELVENNPLIAVEILGNLIKSPDLSAEYFTVLVNMDMSLHSMEVVNRLTTAVDLPSEFIHMYITNCISSCVNIKDKYMQNRLVRLVCVFLQSLIRNNIINVKDLFIEVQAFCIEFSRIREAATLFRLLKSLE
- the LOC131626650 gene encoding uncharacterized protein LOC131626650 isoform X3, whose amino-acid sequence is MSIRKLSFEESRSLYSLIREDHRPLNEILSEFKSTVPHTRHFTFCSYLVMILQDNKVLSTTERLIAFSLLVEAYSSQNPASNPFINFIINASSHEGSKKVEKAFILQLLGVDGFHNGKEFLNQSASDYVTKFDLSSHEFPPLDQLKQQFSDKVHQEPYHHLFNDGFVKNVVPDPDVPPNCDTDSSEFDLRPGTQPKLGTGNKGEAVVGLLSNLSLEGLSPHWIRPLPPRLPILDGELSGANPNDHRELIWDYGMCVDTSRGAAVRDLIAKALKGALAPVQQEQVLMEVAKDPKIVYHLGLTPRKLPELVENNPLIAVEILGNLIKSPDLSAEYFTVLVNMDMSLHSMEVVNRLTTAVDLPSEFIHMYITNCISSCVNIKDKYMQNRLVRLVCVFLQSLIRNNIINAVKDLFIEVQAFCIEFSRIREAATLFRLLKSLE
- the LOC131626650 gene encoding uncharacterized protein LOC131626650 isoform X1; its protein translation is MSIRKLSFEESRSLYSLIREDHRPLNEILSEFKSTVPHTRHFTFCSYLVMILQDNKVLSTTERLIAFSLLVEAYSSQNPASNPFINFIINASSHEGSKKVEKAFILQLLGVDGFHNGKEFLNQSASDYVTKFDLSSHEFPPLDQLKQQFSDKVHQEPYHHLFNDGFVKNVVPDPDVPPNCDTDSSEFDLRPGTQPKLGTGNKGEAVVGLLSNLSLEGLSPHWIRPLPPRLPILDGELVWVNPNGKPFPSVVNPFQLSGANPNDHRELIWDYGMCVDTSRGAAVRDLIAKALKGALAPVQQEQVLMEVAKDPKIVYHLGLTPRKLPELVENNPLIAVEILGNLIKSPDLSAEYFTVLVNMDMSLHSMEVVNRLTTAVDLPSEFIHMYITNCISSCVNIKDKYMQNRLVRLVCVFLQSLIRNNIINAVKDLFIEVQAFCIEFSRIREAATLFRLLKSLE
- the LOC131626650 gene encoding uncharacterized protein LOC131626650 isoform X2, which encodes MSIRKLSFEESRSLYSLIREDHRPLNEILSEFKSTVPHTRHFTFCSYLVMILQDNKVLSTTERLIAFSLLVEAYSSQNPASNPFINFIINASSHEGSKKVEKAFILQLLGVDGFHNGKEFLNQSASDYVTKFDLSSHEFPPLDQLKQQFSDKVHQEPYHHLFNDGFVKNVVPDPDVPPNCDTDSSEFDLRPGTQPKLGTGNKGEAVVGLLSNLSLEGLSPHWIRPLPPRLPILDGELVWVNPNGKPFPSVVNPFQLSGANPNDHRELIWDYGMCVDTSRGAAVRDLIAKALKGALAPVQQEQVLMEVAKDPKIVYHLGLTPRKLPELVENNPLIAVEILGNLIKSPDLSAEYFTVLVNMDMSLHSMEVVNRLTTAVDLPSEFIHMYITNCISSCVNIKDKYMQNRLVRLVCVFLQSLIRNNIINVKDLFIEVQAFCIEFSRIREAATLFRLLKSLE